In Fusobacteriaceae bacterium, the following proteins share a genomic window:
- a CDS encoding HD domain-containing protein yields the protein MSKLQDQVNFLIEIDKVKGILRQSVILGDRAHRENDAEHSWHMALCALILGEYVELPPVNMETVLKMILIHDVIEIYAGDVPAYSDFSPEEKEKNEEAAAEKVFSLLPSEQKEEYLRLWTDFERTESNEAKYANVFDRFQGFLQNVTSDGHTWRKFTPHREMILRRMGPVIQYAPRLFHEIIEPLMQKYIALNIIR from the coding sequence ATGTCCAAACTGCAGGATCAGGTCAACTTCCTGATCGAAATCGACAAAGTCAAGGGAATCCTCAGGCAATCGGTCATCCTGGGCGACCGCGCCCACCGGGAAAACGACGCGGAACACAGCTGGCACATGGCGCTGTGCGCCTTGATTCTGGGAGAATATGTGGAGCTTCCTCCGGTAAATATGGAGACAGTCCTCAAAATGATCCTGATTCATGATGTCATAGAAATATACGCCGGGGACGTCCCCGCCTATTCGGATTTTTCCCCGGAAGAAAAAGAAAAAAACGAGGAAGCCGCCGCCGAAAAGGTGTTTTCCCTGCTGCCTTCTGAACAAAAAGAGGAATATCTGCGTCTGTGGACGGATTTTGAGCGCACGGAGAGCAACGAGGCCAAATACGCCAATGTCTTTGACCGCTTCCAGGGCTTTTTGCAAAACGTGACCTCCGACGGGCATACCTGGCGGAAATTCACGCCGCACAGGGAAATGATCCTCAGGCGCATGGGGCCGGTAATTCAATACGCGCCTCGGCTCTTTCACGAGATTATCGAACCTTTGATGCAAAAATACATCGCGTTAAATATTATCCGGTAA
- a CDS encoding helix-turn-helix domain-containing protein, with protein sequence MKKTIQEAQALCALCDEEPEALRSEVISTEFRGKTISYEREYFYCARRNEQYTDIRVDDGNNRRFLDAYRKACGLLTGEEIINIRKRLGLSQRDLSMLLDMGAVTISRIERKSIQDRSTDDSIRRIKNDPLFLLEKLDAHKDKLGKKYERIKNLLDIRKEGLSYLKKVLEIYYRDSKDIQGKSRLSQDFSKLAGE encoded by the coding sequence ATGAAGAAAACAATACAGGAGGCACAGGCTTTGTGCGCGCTCTGCGATGAAGAACCGGAAGCGCTGAGAAGTGAAGTGATATCCACAGAATTCAGAGGAAAAACGATCTCCTATGAAAGGGAATATTTTTACTGTGCGAGACGGAATGAGCAATACACGGACATCCGCGTTGACGATGGGAATAATCGAAGATTTCTGGATGCATATCGGAAGGCATGCGGACTTTTGACCGGTGAAGAAATAATCAATATACGCAAGCGACTGGGTCTGTCTCAACGCGATCTGTCTATGCTTCTTGATATGGGAGCGGTTACAATATCCCGTATTGAACGGAAGTCTATCCAGGATCGGAGTACCGACGATTCAATCCGCAGGATCAAAAACGATCCCTTGTTTCTTTTGGAAAAACTTGATGCGCATAAGGATAAACTTGGAAAAAAATATGAGCGGATCAAAAATTTACTGGACATCCGAAAAGAAGGCCTGAGCTATCTCAAAAAGGTCCTTGAGATTTATTATCGGGATTCAAAAGATATCCAGGGAAAATCCCGTTTATCTCAGGATTTTTCAAAACTCGCGGGGGAATAA
- a CDS encoding type II toxin-antitoxin system MqsR family toxin yields MKKEIVPFNFNNFIVSREKICQFLIETRKIELDQFRFIGRMDLINAKTMIILGFNTRDKIKEIKNLKVTDYVYSQVDIKDRRDVFHVFVKTIQNTQIYIKIKLRIRKKGVKEIVCLSFHETDAAELRYPYLSIK; encoded by the coding sequence GTGAAAAAAGAGATTGTTCCTTTTAATTTTAACAATTTTATCGTATCCCGTGAAAAGATCTGTCAATTTTTGATCGAAACCAGAAAGATTGAACTAGACCAATTTCGCTTTATTGGCAGGATGGATCTGATCAATGCAAAGACAATGATAATTTTGGGATTTAATACCCGAGACAAGATCAAGGAGATCAAAAATCTTAAGGTAACCGATTATGTGTATTCGCAAGTGGATATCAAAGACAGGCGGGATGTGTTCCATGTCTTTGTCAAAACCATACAAAATACACAGATTTACATCAAAATTAAACTGAGAATCCGAAAAAAAGGCGTGAAGGAAATTGTTTGCCTGTCGTTCCATGAAACCGATGCTGCTGAATTACGGTATCCATATCTTTCGATAAAATAG
- a CDS encoding GNAT family N-acetyltransferase, translated as MEWKRTKADDPDFVGLVAELDSHLWGLYPEEQHEYAPKNIMDTSALILICLEEGKPVGCGCLRPYEGEIGRNDKVVEFKRMYVKKESRNKGTGRKILERLEAWAAEMGYPYGILETGPKNVEALSLYRSYGFQLIENYGFYKGRTNSICFGKGISNP; from the coding sequence ATGGAATGGAAGCGAACCAAAGCCGACGACCCGGATTTTGTGGGGCTCGTCGCCGAGTTGGACAGCCACCTCTGGGGCTTGTACCCTGAGGAGCAGCACGAATACGCGCCAAAGAACATTATGGACACAAGCGCCCTCATCCTCATTTGCCTTGAGGAAGGCAAGCCCGTCGGTTGCGGCTGCCTGCGTCCCTATGAGGGGGAAATCGGCCGCAACGACAAAGTCGTCGAATTTAAGCGCATGTATGTAAAAAAAGAAAGCCGGAACAAGGGAACCGGCAGGAAGATTCTGGAGCGGCTTGAGGCTTGGGCTGCGGAAATGGGGTACCCCTACGGGATCCTTGAGACCGGCCCGAAAAATGTCGAGGCCCTTTCCCTCTACCGCAGCTACGGCTTTCAGCTTATTGAAAATTACGGCTTTTACAAAGGGCGGACCAACAGCATTTGCTTCGGGAAGGGGATCTCAAATCCTTAA
- a CDS encoding pyridoxamine 5'-phosphate oxidase family protein, with the protein MKKLAETVVNLLNAESIIYVGTCGEDPNVVPVFFKQIAEDGKILIGDVFMKQTTENIAKNGKISLSFCDAKTMEGYQIKGAAVHETSGPAFEQMAALVQSAMGGKLKAKGVVVVAPEQVIVTTPGPDNKKEL; encoded by the coding sequence ATGAAAAAACTTGCGGAAACTGTGGTAAACCTCTTGAACGCCGAATCCATCATCTATGTGGGCACCTGCGGAGAAGATCCCAACGTGGTCCCGGTCTTCTTCAAGCAAATTGCGGAAGACGGAAAGATCCTGATCGGAGACGTCTTTATGAAACAGACCACGGAGAATATCGCCAAAAATGGAAAGATCTCGCTTTCTTTCTGCGACGCGAAGACCATGGAAGGTTACCAGATCAAAGGCGCGGCCGTCCATGAGACCTCGGGACCGGCCTTTGAGCAAATGGCCGCTCTCGTGCAAAGCGCCATGGGGGGAAAGCTTAAGGCAAAGGGGGTAGTGGTTGTTGCGCCGGAGCAGGTGATTGTTACCACGCCCGGGCCTGACAACAAGAAGGAATTGTAA
- a CDS encoding helix-turn-helix transcriptional regulator — MYEAKLEKEIRCPLEYGLDIFGGKWKSRILCVLAAGKSLRYKDLKTELGNVTDAVLAAMLKELATDGMITRRQYEEIPLRVEYALAEKGESVLPILQNVCVWSNAYYREKNRENFLPPCKNCTVIN, encoded by the coding sequence ATGTACGAGGCGAAGCTGGAAAAAGAGATCAGATGCCCGCTGGAATACGGGCTTGATATTTTCGGGGGAAAATGGAAGTCGCGCATCCTCTGTGTATTGGCCGCGGGGAAGTCGCTCCGCTACAAGGATCTGAAGACGGAACTCGGCAACGTGACCGACGCCGTACTGGCCGCCATGCTGAAGGAACTGGCGACCGACGGCATGATCACCCGCAGACAGTACGAAGAGATCCCGCTCCGGGTGGAATACGCGCTGGCGGAAAAGGGGGAGTCCGTTTTGCCGATCCTGCAAAACGTCTGCGTTTGGTCCAATGCCTACTACCGCGAAAAAAACCGGGAGAATTTCCTCCCGCCCTGTAAAAATTGTACGGTGATCAATTGA
- a CDS encoding FAD-dependent oxidoreductase, with translation MKKRSMAFWAFILTTAGLASQGAAYRAGTYEAEAKGHNGPLKVSVTVSDDKILDLAVVETVETPGIGSAAFEIIRDFVLANQSLAVDSVAGATISRAVYLSAVTNALKEAGADVTALQNRKIERPTPGNVDYSCDVVIVGSGLAGTSAAIEAASGGAKVIVLEYKDVFGGISGRARGMINAAGTALQKANGIEDTPEKMYEDWMEGAKLADDKVIDPEMTRFLADHSNENLEWVIAMGVPFRENVEAPHSYPPFNAKRVHQVKAFAEGVQSEASTMLVMMREKAISLGVSFHSGTRAEEILMTDGKAAGIKAKGKYGNEILVKAPVVILCAGSISGNKELMAKYFEKVAPYFENRDIGTGDGFVMAEKAGAQMDLKLAMMGGTKGLEPGVLTIGNNGELRILPDGARYIDENAYASQKTDAMFKAGYGYDYAILPPALYKENEAVLKKLAATDKVLIGNTVAELAAKLGVKPEVLGKTLSRYNSLCNAKKDDDFGKPEQFLIRLEPPFAAVKLGLSSNGTFVGPRINVNAQVLDKAGNAIPGLYAAGANAPAQTISLYMGSGSALINDITFGRQAGRDGVRYIREGK, from the coding sequence ATGAAGAAAAGAAGCATGGCATTTTGGGCATTTATTCTGACTACCGCGGGGCTTGCCTCACAGGGCGCCGCCTACAGGGCCGGAACCTATGAAGCGGAAGCCAAGGGCCACAACGGTCCCCTGAAGGTCTCGGTCACCGTCAGCGACGACAAAATTCTCGATCTCGCGGTCGTGGAGACCGTGGAGACGCCGGGAATCGGGAGCGCGGCCTTTGAGATTATCCGGGACTTTGTCCTCGCCAATCAAAGCCTTGCCGTCGATTCCGTCGCGGGCGCGACCATTTCGAGGGCCGTTTATCTCTCGGCGGTCACAAACGCCCTCAAAGAAGCCGGAGCGGACGTGACTGCGCTGCAAAACCGGAAAATCGAACGACCGACCCCCGGAAACGTCGACTACAGCTGTGATGTGGTTATCGTCGGATCGGGGCTCGCGGGGACATCGGCCGCCATCGAAGCCGCAAGCGGCGGCGCCAAGGTTATCGTGCTCGAATACAAGGACGTGTTCGGAGGCATCTCGGGCCGCGCCCGGGGCATGATCAACGCGGCGGGCACGGCCTTGCAGAAGGCCAACGGCATTGAGGATACGCCCGAAAAAATGTACGAGGACTGGATGGAAGGGGCGAAGCTTGCCGACGACAAGGTGATCGATCCCGAAATGACGCGCTTCCTCGCCGATCATTCCAACGAAAACCTCGAATGGGTTATCGCCATGGGCGTGCCTTTCCGGGAAAACGTCGAAGCGCCCCACAGCTATCCCCCCTTCAACGCCAAACGGGTGCATCAGGTGAAAGCCTTTGCCGAAGGCGTGCAGAGCGAAGCCTCCACCATGCTGGTCATGATGCGGGAAAAGGCCATATCCCTTGGCGTCAGCTTCCATTCAGGAACCCGGGCCGAAGAAATCCTCATGACGGACGGAAAGGCAGCGGGAATCAAAGCCAAAGGAAAATACGGAAATGAAATCCTCGTCAAAGCCCCGGTCGTGATCCTGTGCGCGGGCAGCATTTCCGGAAACAAAGAACTTATGGCCAAATACTTTGAAAAAGTCGCGCCTTATTTTGAAAACCGCGACATCGGCACCGGCGACGGCTTTGTCATGGCCGAAAAAGCCGGGGCCCAAATGGATCTGAAATTGGCCATGATGGGCGGCACCAAAGGACTCGAGCCCGGCGTCCTCACGATCGGAAATAACGGCGAACTGCGGATCCTCCCCGACGGCGCGCGCTATATCGACGAAAACGCCTACGCCAGCCAAAAGACCGACGCCATGTTCAAAGCGGGCTACGGCTATGATTACGCGATCCTGCCGCCCGCGCTCTACAAGGAAAACGAAGCGGTTTTGAAGAAACTCGCCGCCACGGACAAGGTCCTCATCGGCAATACCGTGGCCGAATTGGCCGCAAAATTGGGCGTCAAACCCGAGGTCCTCGGGAAGACCCTCAGTCGCTACAACAGCCTGTGCAACGCGAAGAAGGACGACGATTTCGGCAAGCCCGAACAATTCCTGATCCGGCTGGAGCCGCCCTTTGCCGCGGTAAAGCTGGGACTCAGCTCCAACGGGACCTTTGTGGGCCCGAGGATCAATGTAAACGCGCAGGTTCTCGACAAAGCCGGAAACGCCATTCCGGGTCTTTACGCCGCCGGGGCCAACGCGCCCGCCCAGACCATCAGCCTCTATATGGGATCCGGATCGGCGCTGATCAATGACATCACCTTCGGCAGACAGGCGGGCCGTGACGGCGTCCGCTATATCCGGGAAGGCAAATAA
- a CDS encoding DNA polymerase IV yields the protein MDRSILHVDMNNFYASVECMLDPSLKGQCVAVCGSVENRHGIVLAKNYNAKAFGVRTGEAVWEARQKCRDLVIVPPHYEEYMKYSRLAREIYGCYTDRIEPFGSDECWLDMTGSGYWGTGESIADEIREKIKFQLGLTVSVGVSFNKVFAKLGSDMKKPDATTVISRENFREKIWNLSVEEMIGVGRATCKTLAYYGIHTIGDLARADPEKLSWKMKSRAWELVAFARGEDCSRVVHKDFEFPVKSVGHGITTKADLVNSREVWLVMLELAQDIGQKLKTYQKLARGVAIYIRDKELFTRQWQTTLQYPTQRAGTLARAAHELFERSYQWFAPIRSVTLTAINLCPEEFLFQYDLFMDAERIRRLDAADRAVHEIRERFGKHAVGPASLLTELKIERDKGSPKMPSGMVTLKEGWVDEHEKDLC from the coding sequence ATGGACCGTTCAATTTTGCATGTGGATATGAATAATTTTTACGCCTCGGTCGAATGCATGCTGGACCCCTCCCTCAAGGGGCAATGCGTAGCCGTCTGCGGGTCCGTGGAAAACCGCCACGGGATCGTTCTCGCCAAGAACTACAATGCCAAGGCCTTTGGGGTCAGGACCGGGGAAGCCGTCTGGGAAGCCCGGCAGAAATGCAGGGATCTGGTTATTGTGCCCCCGCATTACGAGGAATATATGAAATATTCCCGTCTGGCCCGGGAAATTTACGGCTGCTACACGGACCGGATCGAACCCTTCGGCTCCGACGAATGCTGGCTCGATATGACGGGATCCGGCTATTGGGGAACAGGGGAAAGCATCGCCGACGAGATCCGGGAGAAAATCAAATTTCAATTGGGCCTCACGGTCTCGGTGGGCGTCTCCTTCAATAAAGTCTTCGCGAAACTGGGCAGCGACATGAAAAAACCCGACGCCACGACGGTCATCTCCCGGGAAAATTTCCGGGAGAAGATCTGGAACCTGTCCGTGGAGGAAATGATCGGCGTCGGGCGCGCCACATGCAAAACCCTTGCCTATTACGGCATTCATACCATAGGGGATCTGGCCCGGGCCGATCCGGAGAAGCTGTCCTGGAAAATGAAAAGCCGCGCCTGGGAGCTCGTCGCCTTCGCCCGGGGCGAGGACTGCTCCCGGGTCGTGCACAAGGATTTTGAGTTTCCGGTCAAGAGCGTGGGACACGGGATCACGACAAAGGCGGATTTGGTCAACTCCCGGGAGGTGTGGCTCGTGATGCTGGAATTGGCGCAGGATATCGGGCAAAAGCTCAAAACATATCAAAAACTCGCCCGGGGCGTCGCCATTTATATCCGGGACAAGGAGCTCTTTACCCGGCAATGGCAGACGACGCTGCAATACCCCACCCAGCGGGCGGGGACCCTTGCCAGGGCGGCCCATGAGCTCTTTGAGCGCTCCTACCAATGGTTCGCGCCGATTCGTTCCGTTACGCTCACGGCCATCAACCTCTGTCCGGAAGAATTCCTCTTTCAATATGACCTTTTTATGGACGCGGAGCGGATCAGGCGCCTGGATGCGGCGGACAGGGCGGTTCATGAGATCCGGGAGCGCTTTGGAAAACACGCGGTCGGTCCGGCTTCGCTACTGACGGAGTTGAAAATTGAGCGGGACAAAGGTTCCCCGAAGATGCCCTCGGGCATGGTAACCCTGAAGGAAGGATGGGTGGATGAACATGAAAAAGACCTATGTTGA
- a CDS encoding TRAP transporter large permease subunit: MRKIISILQRMQVVAGGIFLAIFLAAVVAQMVTRYLGITALWTEDVSMYSFIWSVFMGAGAMIKERRHFAFTAVADGIRTGRCKRILSLVIWTLVFFFCLAMFYYGILITKRFWNYTWVSIPGFKRGPTWLCLPLSAALMGIYILEILYDNLKGLFASTEKEEAGKDPAKILVIAGILLVCAVGWFSGIVPMSVILVTLFIVFIAIGIPIAFSLGMVSFIGIYSLPQIPNMVVFTKMFNGLNSFTLLAVPLFILAATLMNSGAITDRLIDVCIALVGHVRGGLAHANILISMIFAGISGSSQADTAGVGKILIPAMEKQGYDAETAVGVTAASSTLGSIIPPSILMVVYSGIASVSTGALFLCGIVPGIMLGLGQMGVVVAYGKKRNFPKEKRVPLPDVIRKILTSLPALLTPIILIGGIVGGFFTPTESAAIASTYALLIGVFFYRSIKVSELPKILMETMKQSSLSLFALSTASALGELMSYYRLNTKIQAYFTGMTVGVFVFLIIVVCFFLFIGTIMDGVPAMILFVPIILPSAIALGINPIILGLIVVITLALGLVTPPYGLCLLIASSISGITIERAFKGVLPYFLVSLAILTILLVFPNTFLAIPKFLFPAAF, translated from the coding sequence ATGAGAAAAATTATCAGTATTTTACAGCGGATGCAAGTTGTCGCCGGGGGCATATTCCTGGCCATATTTTTAGCGGCTGTGGTTGCCCAGATGGTTACGCGCTATCTGGGCATAACGGCCCTCTGGACCGAAGACGTCTCCATGTATTCCTTTATCTGGTCCGTTTTCATGGGAGCGGGCGCCATGATCAAGGAGCGTCGGCATTTCGCCTTTACGGCAGTGGCCGACGGCATCCGGACCGGGCGTTGCAAAAGGATCCTTTCCCTGGTGATTTGGACCCTTGTGTTCTTCTTTTGCCTCGCCATGTTTTATTACGGGATCCTCATCACCAAGCGCTTCTGGAATTATACCTGGGTCAGCATCCCCGGCTTCAAACGGGGCCCCACCTGGCTCTGTCTGCCCTTGAGCGCGGCTTTGATGGGCATCTATATTCTGGAGATCCTCTATGACAACCTGAAGGGACTTTTCGCTTCGACGGAAAAAGAAGAAGCGGGCAAAGATCCCGCCAAGATCCTTGTGATCGCCGGCATTTTGCTCGTCTGCGCCGTCGGCTGGTTTTCGGGAATCGTCCCCATGTCCGTCATATTGGTTACACTTTTTATCGTTTTTATCGCGATCGGGATCCCGATCGCCTTTTCCCTCGGCATGGTCTCCTTTATCGGGATCTATTCCCTGCCCCAGATCCCCAATATGGTCGTCTTTACGAAGATGTTCAACGGGCTCAACAGCTTTACGCTCCTGGCCGTGCCGCTCTTCATCCTCGCGGCTACGCTCATGAATTCGGGCGCCATTACGGACAGACTCATCGACGTCTGCATTGCCCTCGTGGGCCATGTCCGGGGCGGACTCGCCCACGCCAATATTCTGATATCCATGATTTTTGCCGGTATCTCGGGCTCGTCCCAGGCCGATACGGCGGGAGTCGGGAAGATCCTCATCCCGGCCATGGAAAAGCAGGGCTACGACGCCGAAACGGCGGTGGGGGTCACGGCCGCCTCCTCGACGCTGGGCTCCATTATCCCCCCCAGTATCCTCATGGTCGTCTATTCGGGCATCGCCTCGGTCAGCACCGGAGCTCTGTTCCTCTGCGGCATCGTGCCGGGGATCATGTTGGGGCTCGGGCAAATGGGCGTTGTGGTCGCCTACGGCAAAAAGCGGAATTTCCCCAAAGAAAAGCGCGTGCCGCTTCCGGACGTGATCCGGAAGATCCTGACGTCGCTACCGGCGCTGCTTACTCCGATTATTCTGATCGGGGGCATCGTCGGGGGCTTTTTCACGCCGACGGAATCGGCCGCCATCGCCAGTACCTATGCCCTTTTGATCGGCGTATTCTTCTATCGCTCCATCAAGGTGTCGGAACTCCCGAAAATCTTGATGGAAACCATGAAGCAGTCGTCCCTCTCGCTCTTCGCGCTCTCGACGGCTTCGGCCCTCGGGGAGCTCATGAGCTATTACCGCTTGAATACGAAGATCCAGGCCTATTTTACGGGGATGACTGTTGGCGTCTTCGTGTTTCTGATCATCGTGGTCTGCTTTTTCCTTTTCATCGGGACCATTATGGACGGCGTTCCCGCCATGATCCTCTTTGTGCCGATTATTCTGCCTTCGGCCATAGCTTTGGGCATCAACCCCATTATCTTGGGGCTCATCGTCGTGATCACGCTGGCGCTGGGGCTGGTGACGCCGCCATACGGGCTCTGTCTTTTGATCGCATCCTCCATCAGCGGCATTACCATCGAGCGGGCCTTCAAGGGCGTACTGCCCTATTTTCTCGTATCGCTCGCTATCCTGACAATTTTACTCGTATTTCCCAATACCTTCCTCGCCATTCCGAAATTTTTATTCCCGGCGGCCTTTTAA
- a CDS encoding TRAP transporter substrate-binding protein encodes MKRLISVCSSLLLILCVMCVSGTALEAKDEKLTLIIASNQTSAENPYHFGLVKFKETAEKLSGGAIEVICHDGTLGENESELVEKLSMGAAQLVVVSPGFMTAIGVPEVDMLSLLYLFDGFKHWEKAMDGEFGAAMRDVILQKTGNNFRIMGYWSAGVRDYYGKKPVKTPADMKGLTIRTQTSGVVSDFWKSMGAVPTQVAWGELYQALEQGVVDSAENDYTNFMLKGHHKTANGKYIAETHHDFTTRLFLMDGNYYNSLSADQKKWIDEAAKAATAEERKVTYDMMDQSKATVIKEGGVVTEFKDVDAAAFKALALPIQDSFAQKNKMEKYLDMVRAAAK; translated from the coding sequence ATGAAACGCTTAATTTCCGTATGTTCAAGTCTTTTGCTGATTCTCTGTGTCATGTGCGTAAGCGGGACTGCCCTTGAGGCCAAGGATGAAAAGCTGACGCTGATCATCGCCTCAAATCAGACCTCCGCGGAAAATCCCTACCATTTCGGTCTGGTCAAATTCAAAGAAACGGCCGAAAAGCTCTCGGGCGGCGCCATCGAAGTCATCTGCCATGACGGCACCCTCGGGGAAAACGAGTCCGAACTCGTGGAAAAGCTCTCCATGGGCGCGGCCCAGTTGGTTGTGGTTTCCCCCGGCTTTATGACGGCCATCGGCGTGCCCGAAGTGGATATGCTGTCGCTGCTCTATCTCTTTGACGGCTTCAAGCATTGGGAAAAGGCCATGGACGGAGAATTCGGCGCGGCCATGCGGGACGTCATCCTGCAAAAGACCGGAAACAATTTCCGGATCATGGGCTATTGGTCCGCCGGCGTGCGCGATTACTACGGCAAGAAACCCGTGAAGACCCCCGCCGACATGAAGGGATTGACGATCCGGACCCAGACGTCGGGCGTCGTCAGCGATTTCTGGAAGAGCATGGGCGCCGTGCCGACCCAGGTGGCCTGGGGAGAACTCTATCAGGCGCTCGAGCAGGGCGTTGTGGATTCGGCCGAAAACGATTATACGAATTTTATGCTGAAAGGCCATCATAAGACCGCCAACGGCAAGTATATCGCCGAGACCCACCACGATTTCACGACGCGGCTTTTCCTGATGGACGGCAACTATTACAATTCGCTCTCGGCCGATCAGAAGAAATGGATCGACGAGGCCGCCAAAGCGGCAACGGCCGAAGAACGGAAAGTCACTTATGACATGATGGATCAGTCCAAGGCCACGGTCATCAAAGAAGGGGGCGTCGTGACGGAATTTAAAGATGTGGACGCGGCCGCCTTCAAGGCGCTGGCCCTTCCGATCCAGGACAGCTTTGCCCAAAAGAACAAGATGGAAAAATACCTCGATATGGTAAGAGCCGCCGCAAAATAA
- a CDS encoding putative manganese-dependent inorganic diphosphatase, whose product MEPVYVFGHKNPDTDSICSAIAMANLQNKLGVPAIPCRLGDMNRETKFALQKFDVPEPRLLKTVSAQISDLTNVQKSFISENDSLRTALEKLTAANFSSLPVGDRNDKLKGMLHVSEIANTYLNLDHSKLFKKYVTTYENLMTAIDGVVLSGVYPSGVIGGNLKEISEIERVQRGDIVLMAPIEEAIDSCVGAGARVIIVACDENDHVLPRNDIETAIVIVRSSLFKIVGRIGQSISVSSILSGDSFYSFKKDDFLHDIRDMMKEANQTNFPVAESDGRVYGTIRTKDLINFNRKKVILVDHNEKNQSVDGIEDAKILRVIDHHKFGNFMTEEPLNITAEIVGSTCTIIYEMYKDYEIELDRQMAGVLLSGILSDTLLLKSPTCTEKDVLAIKDLEKICKIKNYKFYGMDLLKAGTSASSMTVHEILTQDLKEFPIKDHVYGVAQINTVDSQSILERKAELEREMEKLIAEFGFSLFILVITDIIKSGSYALVAGENPAILELALDVKLENNMVWLPGVISRKKQIMPFIMSASQNYGARN is encoded by the coding sequence CCAATCTCCAGAACAAACTGGGCGTACCGGCCATCCCCTGCCGTCTGGGGGACATGAACCGGGAGACGAAATTCGCCCTGCAAAAATTTGACGTTCCCGAGCCGCGGCTCCTCAAAACCGTGAGCGCCCAGATCTCGGACCTTACCAACGTGCAAAAATCCTTTATCAGCGAGAATGATTCGCTCCGGACGGCCCTCGAAAAGCTGACGGCGGCCAATTTTTCAAGCCTCCCCGTGGGCGACCGGAACGACAAGCTGAAAGGGATGCTCCATGTCTCGGAGATCGCCAACACCTACCTCAACCTCGATCATTCGAAACTGTTCAAAAAATACGTGACCACTTACGAGAACCTCATGACCGCCATCGACGGCGTCGTCCTGAGCGGCGTTTACCCCTCGGGCGTCATCGGCGGCAACCTCAAGGAAATCTCGGAGATCGAGCGGGTGCAGCGCGGCGATATCGTATTGATGGCCCCTATCGAGGAAGCCATCGATTCCTGCGTCGGCGCGGGGGCGAGGGTCATCATTGTGGCCTGCGACGAAAACGATCATGTATTGCCGAGAAACGATATCGAGACCGCCATCGTCATCGTTCGGAGTTCCCTCTTCAAGATCGTGGGCCGGATCGGCCAATCCATTTCCGTTTCGTCCATTCTCTCGGGGGACAGCTTTTATTCTTTTAAAAAAGACGATTTCCTGCACGATATCCGCGACATGATGAAAGAGGCGAACCAGACCAATTTTCCGGTCGCCGAAAGCGACGGTCGCGTCTACGGCACGATCCGGACGAAGGACCTGATCAATTTCAACCGCAAAAAAGTGATTTTGGTCGACCACAACGAAAAGAACCAGTCCGTGGACGGCATCGAGGACGCAAAAATCCTGCGCGTCATTGATCATCACAAATTCGGAAATTTCATGACCGAGGAGCCTTTGAACATCACGGCTGAAATCGTGGGGTCCACCTGTACCATTATCTACGAAATGTATAAAGATTATGAGATTGAACTGGACCGGCAAATGGCGGGCGTTTTGCTCTCGGGCATTCTTTCGGATACGCTGCTTTTGAAATCTCCGACTTGCACCGAAAAAGACGTCCTTGCCATCAAGGACCTTGAGAAAATCTGCAAGATCAAAAATTACAAATTTTACGGCATGGATCTCCTCAAGGCCGGGACCTCGGCCTCATCCATGACCGTCCACGAGATCCTGACCCAGGACCTCAAGGAATTCCCGATCAAGGACCATGTATACGGGGTGGCCCAGATCAATACCGTGGATTCCCAGAGCATCCTCGAGCGGAAAGCGGAGCTGGAGCGGGAAATGGAAAAGCTGATCGCGGAATTTGGATTTTCGCTTTTCATCCTGGTGATTACCGATATCATCAAATCGGGGTCCTACGCCCTCGTGGCCGGGGAGAATCCGGCGATTTTGGAGCTCGCCCTGGACGTCAAGCTTGAAAACAACATGGTCTGGCTGCCGGGGGTCATTTCCCGGAAAAAACAGATCATGCCCTTTATCATGAGCGCGAGCCAGAACTATGGCGCCCGGAACTGA